CAACGAACACCAGCAACTTATTGATTTGTGGCTTGAATGCGGACTTACACGGTCATGGAATAAACCTGAAGAAGATATACGGCGCAAAATGCAGGTACAATCTGAACTATTGCTTGGTGCTTTCCAAAGTGGTCAGCTAGTTGGCAGCATTATGGCAGGTTACGATGGTCATCGTGGGTGGATGAATTACGTGGGTGTCTTACCTGCTTTCCAGCGTAAAGGGATTGGGAAAAAATTAGTTGAGATGGCTGAAGAAGGCCTCAAACAACTTGGTTGTCCAAAGGTGAATCTGCAGCTT
The DNA window shown above is from SAR324 cluster bacterium and carries:
- a CDS encoding GNAT family acetyltransferase, giving the protein MDSAAKLNIEIRPIKSNEHQQLIDLWLECGLTRSWNKPEEDIRRKMQVQSELLLGAFQSGQLVGSIMAGYDGHRGWMNYVGVLPAFQRKGIGKKLVEMAEEGLKQLGCPKVNLQL